The following proteins come from a genomic window of Actinomycetota bacterium:
- a CDS encoding methyltransferase domain-containing protein, whose translation MTVTSDAAIRRLNWGCGDHVRTGWVNSDLKSGTHIDVTTDVRDGLPFEDAEFDYIVSVHALQMLSYPEIVPALVELRRVLRPEGVLRLCLPDLEKGIDAYRAGNADHFQVPDEELRSLGGKFIVHMLWYGWSVTLFTLDFIGELLDRAGFRDVSPCGYQRSPSGLEGITDLDNRPHESLFVEATR comes from the coding sequence ATGACGGTCACTTCAGACGCCGCGATACGCCGGCTGAACTGGGGTTGCGGCGACCACGTCCGGACGGGATGGGTCAACTCCGACCTCAAGTCCGGGACCCATATCGATGTCACCACCGACGTGCGCGACGGACTGCCATTCGAGGACGCCGAGTTCGACTACATCGTCAGCGTCCACGCCCTTCAGATGCTGTCGTATCCCGAGATCGTGCCCGCCCTGGTCGAGTTGCGTCGGGTCCTGCGCCCCGAGGGTGTCCTGCGGTTGTGCCTACCTGACCTCGAGAAAGGCATCGACGCCTACCGCGCGGGCAACGCCGACCACTTCCAGGTGCCCGATGAGGAACTGCGCAGCCTCGGCGGCAAGTTCATCGTGCACATGCTGTGGTACGGCTGGAGCGTGACTCTGTTCACGCTGGACTTCATCGGCGAGCTCCTGGACCGCGCCGGGTTCCGGGACGTCAGCCCGTGCGGCTACCAACGATCCCCCAGCGGGTTGGAGGGCATCACCGACCTCGACAACCGGCCACATGAGAGCCTCTTCGTGGAGGCCACCCGGTGA
- a CDS encoding glycosyltransferase — protein sequence MRPSILLGGALASRPGVGGHAWVLLHYLLGFRALGWRVTLVDRLDRAALPAALDPTVAHRELRGVLRRFDLVNDYVCLTDEGTTGPAAAGLDSTLSGSLLIDVMGFIGDHPLRDRASYRVFLDIDPGFPQLWRELGHADVLDGYDAYVTVGTAIGRLDCEIPRCGLDWIPTLPPVVLDHWPESPSPARTFTSVAAWRGPFGPIDQGGRRLGLRVHEFRRFLALPTRTHADFELALDIHPDETIDLERLAAQGWRLVDPAKVAATPDDYQTFVRSSGAEFMVAKNLYVDTRGGWFSDRSACYLASGKPVLFQDTGLAGSLPDGLGLLLYADLDSAVAGVHEILANYEGHARAARALAIEHLDARRVLTTLLDRLGIT from the coding sequence ATGAGGCCCAGCATCCTGCTCGGCGGCGCACTGGCGTCGCGACCCGGCGTCGGCGGGCACGCATGGGTGTTGCTGCACTACCTGCTCGGCTTCCGGGCACTTGGCTGGAGAGTGACGCTCGTCGATCGTCTCGACCGTGCGGCGTTGCCTGCGGCACTCGATCCGACCGTCGCCCATCGCGAGCTGCGCGGGGTCTTGCGGCGATTCGATCTCGTCAACGACTACGTGTGCCTCACCGACGAAGGCACGACCGGACCCGCCGCAGCCGGACTGGACTCCACGCTCTCGGGGAGCCTGCTGATCGACGTCATGGGGTTCATCGGCGACCACCCGCTGCGCGATCGCGCCTCGTACCGCGTGTTCCTGGACATCGACCCCGGTTTCCCGCAGCTCTGGCGTGAGCTCGGGCACGCCGATGTCCTCGACGGCTACGACGCGTACGTCACCGTCGGAACCGCCATCGGCCGTCTCGACTGCGAGATACCCCGGTGTGGCTTGGACTGGATTCCCACGCTCCCCCCGGTTGTCCTGGACCACTGGCCCGAATCTCCGTCCCCGGCAAGAACCTTCACGTCCGTGGCCGCCTGGCGCGGGCCGTTCGGCCCCATCGACCAGGGCGGGCGCAGGCTTGGTCTGCGGGTCCACGAGTTCCGGCGCTTCCTAGCACTGCCGACGAGAACCCACGCCGACTTCGAACTCGCCTTGGACATCCACCCCGACGAAACCATCGACCTGGAGCGACTCGCCGCGCAGGGATGGAGGTTGGTGGACCCTGCCAAGGTCGCGGCCACGCCCGATGATTACCAGACCTTCGTGCGCTCCTCGGGAGCGGAGTTCATGGTTGCCAAGAACCTCTACGTCGACACGCGGGGTGGCTGGTTCAGCGACCGCAGCGCGTGCTACCTCGCCAGCGGCAAGCCCGTGCTCTTCCAGGACACCGGCCTGGCGGGCTCCCTGCCCGACGGCTTGGGCCTGTTGCTGTACGCCGACCTCGACTCGGCTGTCGCCGGCGTCCATGAGATCCTGGCCAACTACGAGGGGCACGCGCGTGCAGCGCGCGCGCTGGCCATCGAACACCTCGACGCGCGCCGGGTGTTGACCACCCTGCTGGACCGGCTGGGTATCACATGA